The following proteins are encoded in a genomic region of Candidatus Leptovillus gracilis:
- a CDS encoding RtcB family protein yields MKRSDFRQITPYIHEIPATYRADMRVPARFYADGDLLTAALEDKSLDQLVNTATLPGIVKYALAMPDIHQGYGFPIGGVIATQLPDGVISPGGVGYDINCGVRLLATHLHKDDLDSHLDRLASALQANCPSGVGQGGSLRLKRQDLDRLMVQGADWALKNGYATPMDLERTEENGRLPHADASKVSERAKTRGLDQIGTLGAGNHFIEVDVVDEIFHDEAAQRMGLFPGQIVVQIHCGSRGFGHQICTDYVKRFQQSVQRYGIKLPDRELVCAPLSSPEGQDYQAAMHAAANYAFVNRQVLTHLIRQSFEQVLAGTGLRSTLFQVYDIAHNMAKIEVHQVDGRQLTLCVHRKGATRAFGPGSPVLPDAYRDIGQPVLVPGSMGTASWVLVGTEQSMTQSFGSTCHGAGRTMSRSQAKRTIRGDELRQELEAEGIHIRAGSLPGLAEEAPSAYKDVDKVIEVVHGAGIARKVARIVPVAVVKG; encoded by the coding sequence ATGAAACGCAGCGATTTCCGACAAATCACCCCTTACATTCACGAAATACCGGCCACCTACCGCGCCGATATGCGCGTCCCGGCGCGCTTTTACGCCGATGGCGACCTGCTGACGGCCGCCCTGGAAGACAAAAGCCTGGACCAACTGGTGAACACGGCCACCCTGCCCGGCATCGTCAAATACGCCCTGGCGATGCCCGACATCCACCAGGGGTATGGCTTCCCCATCGGCGGGGTCATCGCCACCCAACTGCCCGACGGCGTCATCTCACCTGGCGGTGTTGGCTACGACATTAACTGCGGCGTGCGCCTGCTGGCGACCCACCTGCACAAAGATGACCTGGACAGCCACCTGGACCGGCTGGCTTCGGCGCTGCAAGCCAACTGCCCCAGCGGCGTGGGCCAGGGCGGCAGCTTGCGCCTGAAGCGCCAGGACCTGGACCGATTGATGGTGCAGGGCGCGGATTGGGCGCTGAAAAATGGCTACGCCACCCCAATGGACCTGGAACGCACGGAGGAAAACGGCCGTCTGCCCCACGCCGATGCCAGCAAAGTGAGCGAACGGGCTAAAACACGCGGCCTGGACCAGATCGGCACGTTGGGTGCGGGTAACCATTTCATCGAAGTAGACGTGGTAGACGAGATTTTTCATGACGAGGCGGCGCAGCGCATGGGCCTCTTCCCCGGCCAGATTGTGGTGCAAATCCACTGCGGTTCACGCGGCTTCGGCCATCAGATTTGCACCGATTATGTGAAACGGTTCCAACAGTCAGTGCAGCGCTACGGCATCAAACTGCCGGATCGGGAATTGGTTTGCGCGCCGCTCAGCAGCCCGGAAGGTCAAGATTACCAGGCGGCGATGCACGCCGCGGCCAATTACGCCTTCGTCAACCGCCAGGTCCTGACGCACCTCATTCGGCAGAGCTTTGAGCAGGTATTGGCCGGGACGGGATTGCGTTCGACACTGTTCCAGGTGTACGACATCGCCCACAACATGGCAAAAATTGAGGTGCATCAGGTAGACGGCCGTCAACTGACCCTGTGTGTCCACCGCAAAGGGGCCACCCGCGCCTTCGGCCCCGGTTCGCCGGTGCTGCCCGACGCCTACCGCGACATCGGCCAGCCGGTGTTGGTTCCCGGCTCCATGGGCACAGCCAGTTGGGTGCTGGTGGGCACGGAGCAATCTATGACCCAGAGCTTTGGCTCCACCTGCCACGGCGCGGGGCGCACCATGAGCCGCAGCCAGGCCAAACGCACCATTCGCGGCGACGAACTGCGCCAGGAACTGGAGGCTGAAGGCATCCACATCCGCGCCGGCAGCCTGCCGGGTCTGGCGGAAGAAGCGCCATCGGCTTACAAAGACGTGGATAAAGTGATCGAGGTGGTACATGGGGCCGGCATCGCCCGCAAGGTGGCCCGTATTGTGCCGGTGGCCGTCGTGAAGGGGTGA
- a CDS encoding flavin reductase family protein has product MSDDPIKETLNRLPYGFYAITSRSGADVNAMVANWVTQASFTPRLMVVGLQKKAYTHSVIREGGVFAINIFNQEDQDAMMPFTKGRAKNPAKMDQANYTPAPQTGCPILADAAAYVECKVVQIVDVGGDHDILIGEVVGGAVLKEGDVDDTLTLPQLGWNYSG; this is encoded by the coding sequence ATGTCCGATGATCCCATCAAAGAAACGCTAAACCGCTTGCCATATGGCTTTTACGCCATTACATCACGCAGTGGCGCAGACGTTAACGCCATGGTCGCCAACTGGGTGACACAGGCATCCTTCACGCCGCGCCTCATGGTCGTCGGCCTGCAGAAGAAAGCCTATACTCACAGCGTCATTCGCGAAGGTGGCGTGTTTGCCATCAACATCTTCAACCAGGAAGACCAGGACGCCATGATGCCCTTCACCAAAGGGCGGGCCAAAAATCCGGCCAAAATGGACCAGGCCAACTACACACCTGCGCCGCAAACCGGCTGCCCCATCCTGGCCGACGCTGCTGCCTATGTAGAATGCAAGGTCGTACAAATAGTAGATGTCGGCGGCGACCACGACATCCTGATCGGCGAAGTGGTCGGCGGCGCTGTCCTTAAAGAGGGCGACGTAGACGACACCCTGACCCTGCCCCAACTTGGCTGGAACTATTCTGGATGA
- a CDS encoding DUF4230 domain-containing protein, protein MSEQQKVREGSSIGVFLRSLVFVTLIVFLVLGSVAAYAVIAGANKVDQGVVQPISDLVRSLIVPATPVYIPSPTTIVTQINNLSRLETASIEMEKVVTAERNQEALWGLLGESLVFVAHGKVIAGVDFAEMSVEDIQVYGPDTVMVHLPAVKTFDDLPALDTGKSYVANRSTGLLAGTDATLETEVRQLAEAKIREAAQDSGILELAQTNAESYMRNFLGSLGFTNVTFTDTTPPPPPAPYVQEVPKGYILVTPTP, encoded by the coding sequence ATGAGTGAACAACAGAAAGTAAGAGAAGGCAGCAGCATCGGCGTATTTTTGCGCAGCCTGGTGTTTGTCACGTTGATTGTCTTCCTGGTATTGGGGTCTGTGGCTGCGTATGCCGTCATTGCCGGGGCCAACAAGGTAGACCAGGGGGTCGTTCAGCCGATCAGCGACCTGGTACGGAGCCTGATTGTTCCGGCGACGCCGGTTTACATCCCCAGCCCAACGACCATCGTCACCCAAATCAACAATTTGTCGCGGCTGGAAACGGCTTCCATTGAGATGGAAAAAGTGGTCACGGCCGAACGCAATCAGGAAGCATTGTGGGGATTGTTGGGCGAGTCGTTGGTTTTTGTGGCGCATGGTAAGGTCATTGCCGGGGTTGATTTTGCCGAAATGTCGGTGGAAGACATTCAGGTGTATGGACCGGATACGGTGATGGTTCACCTGCCAGCCGTCAAGACATTCGACGACTTACCGGCGCTGGACACCGGCAAATCTTATGTTGCCAATCGCAGCACCGGCTTGCTGGCCGGGACAGACGCCACCCTGGAAACCGAGGTGCGCCAATTGGCCGAAGCCAAAATCCGCGAAGCGGCTCAGGACAGTGGCATTCTGGAACTGGCCCAGACCAACGCCGAAAGCTATATGCGAAACTTCCTGGGAAGCCTCGGCTTCACCAACGTCACGTTTACAGACACCACCCCACCGCCACCGCCCGCGCCTTACGTGCAGGAAGTGCCGAAGGGGTATATCTTGGTTACGCCGACGCCGTAG
- a CDS encoding DUF3467 domain-containing protein: protein MNDQPQTQPPAKRISIDIPKELQAVYANVAFISHTPAEVVLDFAQVLPRMPRGSVQARVIMSPMHAKMLQLALAQNIANYERQFGEIRLPQQMNLADQFFRFPQQDSDDDNKDSKSDPE, encoded by the coding sequence ATGAACGACCAACCACAAACCCAACCGCCGGCCAAGCGGATAAGTATAGACATCCCCAAAGAGCTGCAGGCAGTCTATGCCAACGTCGCTTTTATCAGCCATACGCCGGCCGAAGTGGTGTTAGATTTCGCCCAGGTGCTGCCGCGCATGCCGCGTGGTTCGGTGCAGGCGCGGGTCATCATGTCGCCGATGCACGCCAAAATGCTGCAACTGGCCCTGGCGCAAAACATCGCCAACTACGAACGGCAGTTTGGCGAAATTCGCCTGCCGCAGCAAATGAATCTGGCCGACCAATTCTTCCGTTTTCCCCAGCAAGACAGCGATGACGACAACAAAGACAGCAAAAGCGACCCTGAATAG
- a CDS encoding archease, whose amino-acid sequence MAGFEIVDHTADWSIRVWADDLADLLRQAAVAMNYLMVGGETAVSPTITRHLSLDADDAEGLLVDWLGELAYWAEMEQVVFAQLALTAVSPTHLTATLRGGPVPELVKHIKAVTYHNLAITPTEQGLEVTIVFDV is encoded by the coding sequence ATGGCAGGCTTTGAAATTGTGGACCACACGGCCGATTGGTCTATTCGGGTATGGGCAGATGACCTGGCCGATCTGCTGCGCCAGGCGGCTGTGGCCATGAATTATTTGATGGTTGGTGGGGAAACGGCCGTTTCCCCCACCATCACCCGCCATCTCAGTCTGGACGCCGATGACGCGGAGGGCCTGCTGGTAGACTGGTTGGGCGAGTTGGCTTATTGGGCGGAGATGGAGCAGGTGGTGTTTGCGCAGTTGGCGTTAACGGCCGTTTCCCCCACCCATCTAACCGCCACCCTGCGCGGCGGCCCTGTGCCCGAACTTGTCAAACATATCAAAGCCGTCACCTACCACAATTTAGCCATCACCCCCACCGAACAAGGGCTGGAAGTGACGATTGTATTCGATGTGTAG
- a CDS encoding haloacid dehalogenase, whose amino-acid sequence MDQLDQLAEEIRQEFERVNAARDQAYQRSRELISLCARSIRAMHRSEWETTDTLLLELNQAKTTFVADVADYPDLYFAGYTQDAIKEYVEAHLTYAIMRARPLPTPTDLGAESNTWLNGLAEAATELRRRILDIIRHGHSDEAERLLDVMDAIYSILVTFDFNDSITGGLRRRTDTVRAVLERTRGDVTTSLRQAKLEAALEALEAKFNN is encoded by the coding sequence ATGGATCAGTTAGATCAACTGGCCGAAGAAATCCGGCAGGAATTTGAACGAGTCAACGCGGCGCGCGACCAGGCGTACCAACGGTCACGCGAGTTGATCAGCCTGTGCGCCCGCTCCATTCGCGCCATGCACCGCAGCGAATGGGAGACAACCGACACGCTGCTGCTGGAGCTAAACCAGGCCAAAACAACCTTTGTCGCCGACGTGGCCGATTATCCCGATCTTTATTTTGCCGGCTATACCCAGGACGCCATTAAGGAGTATGTGGAAGCGCACCTGACGTATGCCATTATGCGGGCACGGCCGTTACCCACCCCCACCGACCTCGGCGCAGAATCCAATACCTGGCTCAATGGCCTGGCTGAAGCAGCCACCGAACTGCGCCGCCGCATTCTGGACATTATCCGCCACGGCCACAGCGACGAAGCGGAGCGGCTGCTGGATGTGATGGACGCCATTTACAGCATCCTGGTTACGTTTGACTTTAACGATTCGATCACCGGCGGACTGCGCCGCCGCACAGACACGGTGCGCGCCGTGCTGGAACGCACCCGCGGCGATGTGACCACCAGCCTGCGCCAGGCCAAGCTGGAAGCCGCGCTGGAAGCGCTGGAAGCAAAATTTAACAATTAA
- a CDS encoding helix-hairpin-helix domain-containing protein, with product MVVKVSQSNVGVFVLGFVLGMIMAFGGMALLRRTQPAPIVIVPPAPTNTPAPTATPGPIQVYVNGAVAHTAVYTLPPDSAIEQAIAAAGGFAPDANTAVVNLAQPLFHGAQVYVPTVNEVAAMPTAVISAPGGQRGTAVTISDTGAGGLVNINQASAAELETLPGIGPSTAASIIEYRTNSGLFNSIEEIMNVPGIGEGKFEQIKELIMVGQ from the coding sequence TTGGTCGTGAAGGTTAGCCAGAGTAATGTGGGGGTTTTTGTATTGGGATTTGTGTTGGGGATGATTATGGCGTTTGGGGGGATGGCGCTGCTGCGGCGCACGCAGCCGGCGCCAATTGTGATTGTGCCGCCCGCGCCGACAAATACGCCAGCGCCAACAGCCACGCCAGGGCCGATTCAGGTGTATGTGAATGGGGCGGTGGCGCATACGGCCGTATATACTTTGCCACCCGACAGCGCCATCGAGCAGGCGATTGCCGCCGCCGGGGGGTTTGCGCCGGACGCGAACACGGCCGTTGTCAATCTGGCGCAGCCGTTGTTTCATGGGGCGCAGGTGTATGTGCCGACGGTGAACGAAGTGGCGGCCATGCCAACGGCCGTCATCAGTGCGCCGGGTGGACAGCGGGGAACGGCCGTGACCATTTCCGATACAGGCGCGGGCGGTCTGGTCAACATCAACCAGGCCAGCGCCGCCGAACTGGAAACATTGCCGGGCATTGGCCCCAGCACCGCCGCAAGCATCATCGAATACCGCACCAACAGCGGCCTGTTCAACAGCATCGAAGAAATCATGAACGTGCCGGGCATCGGCGAAGGCAAGTTCGAGCAAATTAAAGAGCTGATCATGGTGGGGCAGTAG